The sequence below is a genomic window from Thermococcus sp..
AGGCTTAAAGGTTTCTGACTTCCTCGTCTATTGACTCCTCGAGGGTCCTCTCCCAGTCGTCCACATCGAACTGTTCCAGCTCGCCCTCCAGCTCCTCCTTGAGATTCATAACACGCCTCTTCAGAGCGGTCTTCGTCTCTTCGTCGTAAACGACGTAGTAGGGGTTGTTCTTCGCTGAAACGTAGAGGATTGTCAGTATGATGACCAAAACAAGGAGGATTACAACCAGCCCGTATAGGATGACCTCCGCCATCACTTCTTCCCTCCAAATATGGCTTTGAAGACCCTCTTAATCGGGCTCTCCGGTTCGGGCGGCTTCCACTTGATTCCCGCAAGTTTGGCCGCGAGCTGTTTGATTGCTATGGCGGCCGGGCTGGTCGGGTTCTTGATGACGAGTGGCACACCGTAGGCACTCGCTCTTTTTACCTCGGGGTCCTCCGGAATCATGGCCAGAACAGGAACCTCGAGGATGGCCTCGATTTCCTCCTTCGTCAGCTCGGTCTTCTCGTTGGTGACCCTGTTGAGGACCGCTCCAAGAGGAAGGGTTCCGAGCTTTTCTGCTATGAGCTTCGTCTTGAGAGAGTCCGTGATAGCAGAAATCTCCGGGTTGGTAACGATTATGAGCTCCTTACCGATGAGTAGGGCCGTAACTGAGGTCATCTCAAGTCCAGCGGGGGCATCTATGAGGACGAAGTCAGCCATCTGGCTTATCTCCCTCATGAGCTCCCTGAGCCTCTCGGGCTTGGCCTTCTTGACCTTCTCAAGGCTAAGTCCACCCGGGATGACTTTGACTCCAGCCGGCCCCTCGTAGATGGCGTCCTTGAGGTCGGCCTCCCTTGCGAGGACGTCGTGAAGCGTAATGGGTATGTCTTCCATTCCGAGGACGAGGCTGAGGTTGGCCATCGTCAAATCAGCATCGAGGAGAATCACTTCCTTGCCGAACTGGGCTAATGCAACACCGAGGTTTGCAACGGTTGTGGTTTTACCCGTTCCACCCTTTCCAGATGCAAAAACTATGGAACGCCCTTCCAAAGCCGACACCTCCGGTAAAATCATGATAGGTATGCACTAATTTAAGGCCTACTGTATATTGCGATTATCGCTTAAGAAACAAATGCTTTTAGCTTTTGCGGTAGAAATAAAAAGAAAGTAATCGCCAGAAGTGTTCATTCGGTTTTCTCCTTCTCTTCTATCTTCTTAGTAGTCGTGTAGGTTCTCGCGGCGTCCCCCACGGCCTGGAAGAGTTTCAGCATCTCCATTGGGAGTGGTAGAACGATGACGTTGCTCTTGTCGCTGGCGACGTCGCTGATGGTCTGGAGCGTTCTCAACTGGAGTGCCATCGGGTGCTCGCTGATTATTTCAGCGGCCTCACGGAGCTTCTCGGCGGCCTGCCTCTCCGCTTCAGCAAGGAGAATCCTAGCGCGCCTCTCCCTCTCGGCCTCGGCCTGCTTTGCCATGGCCCTCTGCATTCCCGCCGGCAACTCGACGTCTTTTATCTCCACGGTTGTGACCTTTATTCCCCACGGGTCAGTTGCCTCGTCAATAATTTTCTGGAGCTGGAGGTTGAGCTTCTCCCTCTCACTCAGGAGCTCGTCAAGGTGAGCCTGACCTATGACACTCCTCAATGTTGTCTGAGCTATCTGGCTGGTGGCCATTATGTAGTTGCTGACCTGAGTTACGGCCTTAACTGGGTCAACAACGCGGAAGTAAACAACGGCATTGACTCGGACTGGAACGTTGTCCTTGGTTATGGTCTCCTGAACCGGGACATCGAGGACTCTAGTACGGAGGTCAACTATAACGGCCTTTTCAAAAATCGGGATTATGAAGAACAGACCCGGGCCCCTTGCTCCAACGACCCTACCGAGACGGAAGATAACGGCTCTCTCATATTCCTTGACTATCTTTATGGCACTGGCCAGTATAATCAAAACAAAAAGCAAGACGATTCCCAAAACTATCGTCCCAACCGCCATCAATTACCACCCCTAACCTTTTCAACGACGAGCGTCAATCCCCTCATCTCAACAACGCGAACGCGCTCCCCGGCTTTGATTGTCGAGCCATCCTTCGAGATGGCCTTCCAGAGTTCCCCGCGAACCTTTATGACCCCTTCTGGAGTTAGGTCTTCAACGACCTTTCCAATCTCTCCGATGAGTTCTTCCTTTCCCGTTTCAGGCTTTCTGCGGTGGGCTCTAACTACTGCCGCCATTCCGAAGAGGAAGAACAGCGCCAGTAGAATACCCGTGACTATTATGGCAATCCTGAGGGTTTCGAAGGTTGATGAGTTCACGAGGTAAACACCCCCTCCTTTGCCAAAGAGCAGTAGCCCTCCCAAAACAAAGCTGACCAGTCCGGCGATTGTGAAAAGACCGAAGGTCGGAGTTAGTGCCTCCGCTATGAAGAAAATCATTCCGAGGATTACGAGGACAAGGCCGGCATCGTTGTAGCCGAAGTAACCCATGCCTATTACACCCAGAACGAGGAGTATCGCCCCTAGGGTTTCAGGGACGTGCCATCCAGGTGTCAGGAATCCGAAGACGAGTCCGAGCATTCCGACGACGAAGAGGAGGTACGAAACAGCTGGATTCGCGAGGAACGTGACTATCCTGTAGCTAAGAGAGGGGCTCAGTTCCTCGACCTTAACGTTGGTGAAATTGAAGGTGATGTAACCTTTTCCTGCAACGGGAACCTTCGTCCTCATGCCGTTAGCCTTCCTGAGAAGGTCAGGAACGCTGTCCGCGATAACCTCTATAACATGGGCTTTTAAGGCCTCCTCAGGGGTTAGGCTCAAGTCCTCCATGACGAACTTCTCAGCGGCTGTAACGTTCCTTCCGCTTTCCTCGGCCAGAGAACGCATGTAGGCGGTGTAAAAGTTTCTGATTTTCGCGGGAGCGCGTATTATACTGCCGTTGGCGGCGTAGCCGAGTATCGGCTCACAGGCCCCTATGCTCGTCCCGGGGGCCATCGCTATCAGATGAGAAGCCATCGCTATGTAGGTGCCGGCAGAAGCGGCTATGGCCCCCCTGGGATAAACGTAGATTATAACCGGAACGGTTGAGTTCTGGATTAGCGAGACTATTCTCATCATGGCATCTCCCTGGCCACCTGGGGTGTTTAACTCTATTATGAGCGCCTCGGCGTTGTGTTCCTCGGCGGTCTTTATGTAACTCGCGAACTGGTCCGCGGTGTACTGGGTAATCGTCCCGTCTATCTTGCCAACGTAGACAACTTTCTGAGCCTCCCGCTGGGCAGATACCGGGGGAAGAAGCAACAGGGCAATCAGAACTATCAGCAGGGCGCGCCTCATAAGTCTCATCAATCCTAGATACCACTTAAACGTTAAAAGCCTTTTGTCCCCAACGTGAGTTAGGAAAGCAATTTATACATGGAGCCACTAAACACGACCATGCTCGTCAAAACCTACAAGCGCTTTCGCATTGAAAAAAATGGTGAGAAGGATAAACTTGCAAACCACCTCATAAGGGAAGTTGCAAAGCTCTCCTACAAAGAGCCCTTCTGGGAGACAGTCAAAAAGCTCGGCCTAAAACCTGAGGCAGTAAAAGAGGCAATGCTCTATCTCGAAGAGATGGGGGAGATTGAAATAAAACGGGCCTCGGATGGAAGGAGGCTGTGGGTTCTGACCCTAAGGGATATAAAGAGGAATCCCGTGAGGCTGGACCGATGGCTGGGATTGACCTCGGAAAGACGAGCCGGGAAATGATACGAAACGGCACGTGGACCTTTAAGGACGGGACGTTCTATCAGGCTCTCAGGCTGGAAAGCGGAAAAGCTGGGATAGTCGCCTATGATGGGGACTTTCATTTCCCCGAGGACTGGAGCAGGGCTGAGAGAAAAGAGGCTAGAGAAAAAATAAGCTTCGTCTTAGGTCTGAACATGGATTTGGACTCCTTTTATGCCCAGATAAGCGATTCGCCCTTTGAGTTTCTCGTTGATGAATTTTATGGACTGAGTGCTCCTGCCTCCCCAAGTCCCTACCAGGCCCTCGTCGAGGTCATAGCCCAACAGCAGGTTAACTTCGATTTCGCCCAGAGGACGATTGGAAACCTCGTCAAGCTGGCAGGAGAACCGGTTAGGGAGCTTTACCTCTTTCCCACCGCGGAGAAAATTAATGAGTTAGGTGAGGAGAAGCTTAGGGAGGCAAGACTCGGTTACCGCGCTGGCTACATAAAGTCCCTCACGGAACTTTACCTTGAGGGAAAGCTGAACCTCGAACTCTGGGACTGGGGAATAGATAGGGCAATCAGATACCTTACCAGATTCAGAGGGGTAGGAAAGTGGACCGCGGAGCTGTTTCTGGCTTATGGATTGAGAAAAAACGTTTATCCAGCTGGAGACCTTGGTCTCAGGAGAGGGATAGCAAAGATTTTCGGAAAGCGCCTAAAGGAAGTCAAAGAGAAGGACGTTCGGGAGATTATAGGACCCTACGGGGAGTGGAAGGGACTTTTGGCCTTTTACATCCTCTGCTATGACCGAAAGACCGAGATGGAGCGGAGAAAAAGATGAGTAGTGTTATCATAATGATTGACAGGGAAAAATTCAAGAATATTAAAAACAAGAATATAGTTTCGCTTATCGAAGAAAACCTTCCAAAGGCCGAGGAAACTCTGGAGGCCGAGAGGGAGGAGTTTCTCCGCGAAAAAATTGCAAAACTTGAGGGGAAGCTGGAAAAGATGAGTTCCGAGATTGAAGAGCTCAGGGAGTTCTATGAAAAGGCTCTAAGGGACGGGGAGTTGATGATGGCTGAAAAGGAGAAGCTGAGAAAGGAAAACGAGAAGCTCAGGGCAAAGCTAAAGGAAAAAGGAGTTCATAAATCGTGAACGAGCCGTTCATGGAGCGTGGACGAAATGAAGCTCCTTATCAAACCCGATAGGGGCTTTGGAAAAATCGAGGTTGAGCTGGATGAGAGTCTGTGGAAAAGGATTGAAGAACTTGCCAGGCGTTACGGAGTTTCCCCAGAGAGAGTCGTTGAGATTGCGCTGAATGGGGAGTTCAAAAAACCCAGGGGAGACCTCGAAAAACTTGAGGAAAAAGTAGAGGAGCTCGAAAGAAAAGTCTGGAAACTTGAAATGGAGTACGCCCCGCTTAGATACAAGGCCTATGGAGTTAGCGAGGACAACAAAATCTTAGCAATTGAACTCTCGGGTTTAATAGCCGAAAACAACCAGCTGAGGCGCTTCCTTAGGCTCTCCCCGAACAGGAATCCTGAACTGAGAAAGCTTATATCCTACTACCTCCAAGGCTAAAACGCGGATGATGACAGCGAATTGCACTGATGTTGATGACGAGGACTGGCCCTGACGCCGTCCCGGACGGGCCGTGAGGAATCCAAGACGGGATGAGCGAAGGCGATGATATACCCTATGAGCGCCGAGCCCGTCCGGGGCGTTGGACAATCAACAACTTTTGAAAAAACTTATAAACAAGAATGCCCTTCTCTTGGCATTAACCAACGGAGGTGCCCCTTATGAGGAGGTCTAGTCTCCTGCTAATATTCCTCCTGCTCTCCGCTGTGCCGATTTTCAGTGCAAGTTATGTTGGTGCAGTCCAGACGGACCTGAGTGGGTATACTATTTGTGTCGACGCAGGACATGGGGGCAGTGACCCGGGAGCAGTGGCCAATGGCGTTGAGGAGAAGAACATTAACCTTGCAATAGCCCTCAAGGTTGCAAAGCTCTTTGAAGAGGACGGAGCAAAGGTCGTCCTAACAAGGGACGGCGATTACTACGTTTCACTATCGGATAGAGTCAAAATAGCTAACTCAAACAACTGCGACATATTTATCAGCATACACGCCAACGCGGCCAGTGACTCCTCTGCAAGTGGGTTTGAGGTGTATCACTACTACGGTTCAACAAAGGGGAACGAGCTGGCAACCTACGTTGATGAAGAAATCGCCAAGGATATACCCCTTAAGAACAGGGGCGTTAAAGAAGCTGGCTTTTACGTTCTCAAATATACCTCAATGCCGGCAATCCTCATCGAGACAGGTTTTGTGACAAACACCTATGACGTTGGGGTAATAACCGACGAAAACTATCAGTGGCGCTATGCCTACGCGATTCTCCATGGAGTCCAAAGGTACTTTGGCGTTCCAGTCCACGACCCGTTGCCGACCGTGACGGGTATAAGGTTCGCCGACCACGGAGACTACTTCAGAGTTGTGCTTGACGTAAGCCAGAGTACAGGGTATGAGACGTTCTATTACTACTACGGCTATTACATCGTCATTGAGGTTCTAAACGCAACGCTCGCTGACCTGGGCTGGAATTCCGATGGAACGTGGCAGTATACCGAAACGGGCTCCTCAAGTGTGCCCTACATTTACGCAACGGAGTATGAGGGAACTGTCTACGTTGTTCTGGCACTTGGTCATCCATATCAGGGCTACAAAGACTTCACGCTTGAGAACCCCTACAGGATAGTCGTTGACGTCTACAGCTAAACTGCCCCTACGTTTTCCAATATTTTTGGTATCTCATCGGGCTCAAGGGCGCTCTCGACTATGTAGCCCTTCTCCACGAGGATTCTCGAAATTAGCTCTTCTCTAGTGTAGCCGTCGAGCGTTCTGTCGCCGTAGAACATCAGCTCTGGAAGGAGAATAAGACCGAGTTCAACTTCCGGAAGTTTCCTAACTGCTCTCAACACGTCTCTACCCGTAAGCAGTCCGGCGGTTCCGATGTTCCCACCGAAGAACTCGTTTTTAACAGCGATGACAGGAATCTTTGGAAATATCCTCCTCAGCTCGGGGTAGGCCAGTTCGCCAGTGAGGATGTAAGTTTTTATGGCCGGCTCTATCTCAAAGGGCCCAACTTCGAGTCTCAGCTCGCCAAGGAGGGCCTTGAAAATCGGCGGAATCACGACCTTTATTCCCGTTTCCTTCCCAGCTTCGAGTGCAGTCTCCTTGACGAAAACGAGTTCTTCCCTTGTTAATGGCCTGACGTCTCTGTTGTACCTCGTTACGCCGACTGGGAAGAGCCTTACTTCAGCAACCTTCATCGAGGCTAAATCCTCTATTATTTCCCCGATGTCGTCCACGTTGTAGCCCGGTGTGAGGATTATGTCCGCTATGACTCGGAAGGTCTTGGCGACGAGGGGGAGAATGTCTATAAGCTTACCGGCGAGGGGGCTCCTCATGAGAGCAATCCGCTTTTCCTTCTTCGTCGTGTGAACTGAAATCTGTATCTCGTCGAGACCCGCTTTTTGGAGGTTCTCAATCCTCCTCTCATCGAGCCCGACGTTTCCGGCCGTGTCTGTAACCCGAACCCAGAGCTCTGGGTAGTGTTTGCTCACGTAGGCGATTCTGTTCTCAAGTTCTGGGTCGTTGAGGGTATCGTGAAAGGAAACCCTATAAATCATCTCCGGCGGGTTCTGGCGGAGGTAGCAGAAGAGGCAGAAGCTCCCGCAGGGGCCGGCTTTACTTGAGGGTGGAATAACGACCAAATCTTCCCTCTCATCAACGCCATCGAGCTCATACTTCGTTATCTTCCTCAGCTTGAAGTCCTCGGTAAACTCATACATGCCCCGATGTTGGAGCAGGCTTTTTAAAAGATTAGCGTAAGAGTTCCGGGGATTGGCATGATAATAGCGGTAACCGGAACCCCTGGAGTCGGGAAGACTACGGTCTCGAAGCTCTTGGCTCAAAGGCTCGGCTATGAATACGTAAATCTCAGGGACTACGCTATGGAGAAGGGCATTGGTGAGATGAAGGGTGATGAGCTGGAGGTTGAGGTTGATGAGCTGGTCTATAACTTCGAGAGGGATTTTGCAGGAAAAAACGTTGTCGTTGACGGTCACTTGAGCCACTTCCTTAAAGCCGACCTTGTGGTGGTTCTGCGCGCCCATCCAAAGCTTGTAGGCGAGAGGTTGAAGGCTAGAGGTTATTCAAAGGAGAAAATTGGGGAGAACGTTGAGGCCGAGCTCGTTGATGTAATCCTTGTTGAGGCCCTCGAGGAGAACGGGAACGTTATTGAGGTCAACACGACGGGAAAAACTCCCGAGGAAGTCGTTGATGAAATCATCGAGCTGATTCAGAAGGGTGTTAAGAGGAGGGTAGGCGTTGTTGACTGGAGCGAGGTTTACGACGAGGTGATTCCCTACTTGCGCCTTTGACGTCTCCTTCTTTTGGGTATAAGCCTTACTTGGCTTCCGCAGTCGGGACAGATTCCTTCTGGAGGCATCTCTTTAAAGCGCTTCCCACATCCTATGCAGACGTAGCTCCACCGGATTACCCTTTTTATGCCCCGCTTTAGTGTTCTGAACTCTATTCCAAGTGTTTTTGCTATATTCTGGAGGTTGTAGTCGTCGGTGAGGAGTATTCCTTTGAGCTCGTAGGCCAGCGCGAGAACCTCAACATCGGCCTCGCTCAGTTCGTTTAGCTCGCCCGTTTTCCTCGCGGCGTCTTTAACGGCCTCGATACCCTTTCGCGACGGGGCTAAAACCCTAACCTTGCCCGCGCTGATTAATCCTTCCAGGAAAAGCTTTGATTCGGGGTCCTTTACCTCCTCAACGACCTTTGGCGTGGTTACGCCTTCAACATCTACACCCTGTATGAATATAGCTGTGTCTATTACAAACATGATAAGTTATTTTAGGACATTCATTCAAAAACCTTGGGGTGATACTTTGGTTACAAGAATTAAACCATTATACATCCCAGAAAACAAGGAGGAGGTTAAAGAGATATACTATCCTACTTGGCTTTATCTTTTTGATTACGTTGTCGAGCGAAGAATCTTTGGAGATATCATTGGGAAAATTACAATAGTCGTTGATGGCATAAGCGGACGTTCATACCTTGCAGATTCCTTCCCTGAGCTTGAGGAAATAAAAACAGAGGAAAAAGTGCTCGATCCTTCCATAAGTGAAGAGAAGGCTCTTGAAATAGCCCGGGACAAAGTTGAGACGTTTCTTTTCAGAAAATTCGCATATTTGAAGTTTTCATACAGCCTCTCAAGAAAACACCTTGCGTACAAGCTGTTTTGGGCAAAGAAGAAGGGTAAAAGTTACTACCTCATGGACAGTATAACAGGAGATGAAATAGAAGTTCAGAAAATTGAAAGGTCAGAATAACTCATCAACAATACCAGCCAGCATCTTTAGTTCAGGAGTTGCAGAGCCTCCTCTAACGATTATCTTCTTACCTGCTGCGTAGTCAACTATCTCCTGAATTTCTTGTGGAGGAGCCTTAGTGAGTAGGCTGATAACAACTATTGCAATACTTGCAAAGACAAAGCCAGGTATCATTTCATACCAAGGATGCCAGCTAAGTCCGAGCTGTTTCCATAGTATAACAGTCACAGCACCTACTATCATTCCAGCAATAGCCCCTTCCTTAGTGGTTCTTTTCCAGTAGAGGCCGAAAATGACAACCGGCCCAAAGGAACATGCAAGCCCAGCCCATGCGTAAAGGACAAGCTTGAAAACAGTCTCCGTTGCACCGAGGGCAAGGTATATTGAGAGTAAGCTGACAACAAGAACGGAAATCCTACTTATCCACACAAGCTTATTTTGGTCTGCATCCGGATTTATGAGCTTATTGTATATATCCCTCGCCAAAGCCGATGCAACGACGAGGAGATAGGAGTTTGCACTGGACATTATAGCAGCTGCCATGGCGGCTATAAGTATTCCTGCAAAAACTGGGGGCAGCATTTCTTTGGTGAGCGCCATGAGGGATAGTTCGGGCTTTATCCCAGGAAGAAGAACTCGCGCAGCAACACCGCCAAGTGTTACGCCATAGAGGGCTATAACGGCCCATACAACCGCTGCAACCAAAGAATACTTCAGCATCTTCGAATCCTTAATTGCCATAAACCGTACATGGAGTTGGGGTTGTCCAAGATAACCAAGATACCCAATTGAAAGAAAGCCCAGTAAGGTTATTGGGGCTACCCATACGCTAGTTAGTTTGGGATCTATGGTGTACAGCTTGTCATACATAGTGGAGAGTCCACCTATTTTGGTTATTGCAAGGGCGGGGACTACGACTGCACCTATAAACATCAGTATTGCCTGTATAACATCAGTATAAACCGCGGCTGCAAAACCACCGAGGAGGACGTATATCAGAACGGTTAAAGCACCTATTATTGCACCCCACTTGTAGTCTATTCCCGTAAGGAACTGAAGTGTCCTTCCCATGGCAACTGTCTGAGCTGCTGTATATGCAGTCAGGAATATGAATATTATAACAACCGCAATTATCCTGACGACGTGACTCTTGTCGTAGTATCTGGCTTCAAGAAAGTCCGGAATCGTTATTGCACCAACTTTTTCCGTGAAACGCCTTAGTCTTTTCCCTAGAACCGTGAAGTTTATCAACGGCCCCCCCGCACTTGTCATTGGGACCCAAACGCTTCCAAAACCAAGGCTATATCCTTTCCCAGGCATTCCTTGGAACATGTATCCACTCATGGCAGTTGCCTGATGAGTTAGGGCTATTGTAAACGGGCCGAAACGCCTCTTTCCAAGGAAATATCCCTCAATAGATTCACTGCCTATTCTGTACGTTAGTATACCCACTGCAATCATTGCAACAAGATACAATACAAAAGAAACCACCACTATATCCATTCAAACTCCCTCCTCATCTTTGCTGAGATAGAAGTACGCTAGTGCCAGAAGGACGTATATAATAGGCACTCCAAACCACAAAAAGATTATCGACGCAGGCATTGTCATGCCT
It includes:
- a CDS encoding nodulation protein NfeD, with translation MRLMRRALLIVLIALLLLPPVSAQREAQKVVYVGKIDGTITQYTADQFASYIKTAEEHNAEALIIELNTPGGQGDAMMRIVSLIQNSTVPVIIYVYPRGAIAASAGTYIAMASHLIAMAPGTSIGACEPILGYAANGSIIRAPAKIRNFYTAYMRSLAEESGRNVTAAEKFVMEDLSLTPEEALKAHVIEVIADSVPDLLRKANGMRTKVPVAGKGYITFNFTNVKVEELSPSLSYRIVTFLANPAVSYLLFVVGMLGLVFGFLTPGWHVPETLGAILLVLGVIGMGYFGYNDAGLVLVILGMIFFIAEALTPTFGLFTIAGLVSFVLGGLLLFGKGGGVYLVNSSTFETLRIAIIVTGILLALFFLFGMAAVVRAHRRKPETGKEELIGEIGKVVEDLTPEGVIKVRGELWKAISKDGSTIKAGERVRVVEMRGLTLVVEKVRGGN
- a CDS encoding sodium/proline symporter, with translation MDIVVVSFVLYLVAMIAVGILTYRIGSESIEGYFLGKRRFGPFTIALTHQATAMSGYMFQGMPGKGYSLGFGSVWVPMTSAGGPLINFTVLGKRLRRFTEKVGAITIPDFLEARYYDKSHVVRIIAVVIIFIFLTAYTAAQTVAMGRTLQFLTGIDYKWGAIIGALTVLIYVLLGGFAAAVYTDVIQAILMFIGAVVVPALAITKIGGLSTMYDKLYTIDPKLTSVWVAPITLLGFLSIGYLGYLGQPQLHVRFMAIKDSKMLKYSLVAAVVWAVIALYGVTLGGVAARVLLPGIKPELSLMALTKEMLPPVFAGILIAAMAAAIMSSANSYLLVVASALARDIYNKLINPDADQNKLVWISRISVLVVSLLSIYLALGATETVFKLVLYAWAGLACSFGPVVIFGLYWKRTTKEGAIAGMIVGAVTVILWKQLGLSWHPWYEMIPGFVFASIAIVVISLLTKAPPQEIQEIVDYAAGKKIIVRGGSATPELKMLAGIVDELF
- a CDS encoding DUF512 domain-containing protein is translated as MYEFTEDFKLRKITKYELDGVDEREDLVVIPPSSKAGPCGSFCLFCYLRQNPPEMIYRVSFHDTLNDPELENRIAYVSKHYPELWVRVTDTAGNVGLDERRIENLQKAGLDEIQISVHTTKKEKRIALMRSPLAGKLIDILPLVAKTFRVIADIILTPGYNVDDIGEIIEDLASMKVAEVRLFPVGVTRYNRDVRPLTREELVFVKETALEAGKETGIKVVIPPIFKALLGELRLEVGPFEIEPAIKTYILTGELAYPELRRIFPKIPVIAVKNEFFGGNIGTAGLLTGRDVLRAVRKLPEVELGLILLPELMFYGDRTLDGYTREELISRILVEKGYIVESALEPDEIPKILENVGAV
- a CDS encoding N-acetylmuramoyl-L-alanine amidase, yielding MRRSSLLLIFLLLSAVPIFSASYVGAVQTDLSGYTICVDAGHGGSDPGAVANGVEEKNINLAIALKVAKLFEEDGAKVVLTRDGDYYVSLSDRVKIANSNNCDIFISIHANAASDSSASGFEVYHYYGSTKGNELATYVDEEIAKDIPLKNRGVKEAGFYVLKYTSMPAILIETGFVTNTYDVGVITDENYQWRYAYAILHGVQRYFGVPVHDPLPTVTGIRFADHGDYFRVVLDVSQSTGYETFYYYYGYYIVIEVLNATLADLGWNSDGTWQYTETGSSSVPYIYATEYEGTVYVVLALGHPYQGYKDFTLENPYRIVVDVYS
- a CDS encoding slipin family protein, whose protein sequence is MAVGTIVLGIVLLFVLIILASAIKIVKEYERAVIFRLGRVVGARGPGLFFIIPIFEKAVIVDLRTRVLDVPVQETITKDNVPVRVNAVVYFRVVDPVKAVTQVSNYIMATSQIAQTTLRSVIGQAHLDELLSEREKLNLQLQKIIDEATDPWGIKVTTVEIKDVELPAGMQRAMAKQAEAERERRARILLAEAERQAAEKLREAAEIISEHPMALQLRTLQTISDVASDKSNVIVLPLPMEMLKLFQAVGDAARTYTTTKKIEEKEKTE
- a CDS encoding type II toxin-antitoxin system VapC family toxin, with the translated sequence MFVIDTAIFIQGVDVEGVTTPKVVEEVKDPESKLFLEGLISAGKVRVLAPSRKGIEAVKDAARKTGELNELSEADVEVLALAYELKGILLTDDYNLQNIAKTLGIEFRTLKRGIKRVIRWSYVCIGCGKRFKEMPPEGICPDCGSQVRLIPKRRRRQRRK
- a CDS encoding adenylate kinase family protein, which encodes MIIAVTGTPGVGKTTVSKLLAQRLGYEYVNLRDYAMEKGIGEMKGDELEVEVDELVYNFERDFAGKNVVVDGHLSHFLKADLVVVLRAHPKLVGERLKARGYSKEKIGENVEAELVDVILVEALEENGNVIEVNTTGKTPEEVVDEIIELIQKGVKRRVGVVDWSEVYDEVIPYLRL
- the minD gene encoding cell division ATPase MinD, whose amino-acid sequence is MEGRSIVFASGKGGTGKTTTVANLGVALAQFGKEVILLDADLTMANLSLVLGMEDIPITLHDVLAREADLKDAIYEGPAGVKVIPGGLSLEKVKKAKPERLRELMREISQMADFVLIDAPAGLEMTSVTALLIGKELIIVTNPEISAITDSLKTKLIAEKLGTLPLGAVLNRVTNEKTELTKEEIEAILEVPVLAMIPEDPEVKRASAYGVPLVIKNPTSPAAIAIKQLAAKLAGIKWKPPEPESPIKRVFKAIFGGKK
- a CDS encoding DNA-3-methyladenine glycosylase, with product MAGIDLGKTSREMIRNGTWTFKDGTFYQALRLESGKAGIVAYDGDFHFPEDWSRAERKEAREKISFVLGLNMDLDSFYAQISDSPFEFLVDEFYGLSAPASPSPYQALVEVIAQQQVNFDFAQRTIGNLVKLAGEPVRELYLFPTAEKINELGEEKLREARLGYRAGYIKSLTELYLEGKLNLELWDWGIDRAIRYLTRFRGVGKWTAELFLAYGLRKNVYPAGDLGLRRGIAKIFGKRLKEVKEKDVREIIGPYGEWKGLLAFYILCYDRKTEMERRKR